The Calypte anna isolate BGI_N300 chromosome 3, bCalAnn1_v1.p, whole genome shotgun sequence genome segment ACTGAGATCATACTTTAATCCTATGAGGTTTGGCTAGCTTGTTGTAAGACAGATCTTCACAGGAAAGCCATTTACAGCAACCTGCCTCCATTTTCACAGTCTGATGTGTGTAATACCACTGTGAAAGTTATTATTTCAGCAGTGTGACACtgcatttatatacatatatacacacacatatatatatatatgacactagagaaaagaaacagctacCAGAACAGTTTAAGTGAGTATGGAACCAATTCCTAAAAAGCAGCCTTGCAGAACCATCTCCACATAAAACTAATCACCTGAGCAGAGCATTTTAAGACTCATTTAAATAAGTGTAATGTTACATACACAGTTGCAAAACATGCTTCTATCATATAATTAGATGCTCAAGTAGTTTTATCTAACTTATAAAGCAACATATTAAGAACATGAGTTTTCATGGCATCACAGATTCCTGTCCTTCACCTGCACCTTTTCCAATCCAGCCAGAGCTCTATGTCTACTGAACAGAGGTACTGCTCTTTATCAGCCCAAAGACTCAGAAACTGGCACCCATCCAACTCCATCCTAAAGATGGCTCTAAATTTGGGTTATATGAAGAGTAGTTacatttctctctgaaataGAAACTAAGaattgtgttgtgttttttttctccactcccTAACCAGCCTTCTCACCCTTCACAACAGACTGATGTCCTTTTTTGGCTTACTTTTTTATTcctacagaaatataaaaattatgtaaatcACTTCAAGAGGCTTTCTCCACTCTTAATCgagaggtttttctttctttctttttagagGATGGAGAAGTCACATGAGGAGAGCAAGAATATGATCTGTAATTCAGCACCTGACATCAATAGCTGGTATCACCTGATATTTTTCtctacatataaaaataaaatgtacaatAACTTACATGAACACAGATAGCaaaatctgctgcttctcttcgGGTACCACAGCGTGGATGAAGAAAGAAACATCCAATCCGCTTAAGATAGTTGTAAGTTTTGCACTGCACTGGAGGTTTCCAGTTGCTGTATCCTCCTAAACAGAAGTAAAAGAACACACAaagaccaaacaaaaacaaagcagaaacactaccattaattaaaaatgcaagaagggaaagcaaagatAAACTTTGCTTAAAAGATAGAACTTATTTTGACCAATATGAAAGCTAAAATAAACATATAACAAAAAACCTGGAAGAACTGTACTTGTGTTAGAaagcaagaaatggaaaaagtagCTAGCCTGATCCTACACAAAACCTCTTTCAACCTCTTTGTGTGAATTTTCTTATGATCTTGAAAAGCTCTTCTAGAAATCATGTGAATTTAAGGCACAAggaagggttgtttttttttttttcagttttaacagAAGTTACTGTTAACATGTAGAAACATGTTAACATGTTTCTGGGAACGTAGTACAAGTAACAGAGATGCTTTGGGAATCCTGTACTAATGTAATGCCTGAGAGTATTTCCAACACATTCTACAACTTCCTGACACAACACatgaaagaaatcttttaaaaataacatactGGAACAACAGCCTAAACAAATTCAGGAGTCCTGATAAAAACTTGGATGCAGTCAAGGATAAACAAAAAATGACACAATTGATGAGAAAAATCACTGCATGAATTTTCTCAACAGTAGCCTAAAACATGCTGTTACTGGCTAAGAAAATAGTTGGATGATAGGAATGAGCCAAGTAACAGGCCTGCTGCAGATACAAGAAAtaccaggctgaaaaaaaaaaagaggcaaacaCAGAGGAACCTGCAGTTACTATGACAacataaaaagcataaaaaatggAATGACAATTTGAAGGAAGTATATAAGAATATAATGACATTCACAGTTGCTAAGAAATAATGGGTCTgcaatgggaagaaaaaaatgttgctttttatcCCCCACATGACAGATAGGGTGGATGCAAGAAAGGTCTCAGAATGGAAAGTGAAAGCAGCCACTGATGGTACTTCCTGTGAGGACAAAGTAGAGGCTCAAGTAAGCAGGCTACAGAGGGTTGTATACTCCAATTTATCTACCCCTAGACTGACACGGAAGTGGAAGCAATATTGAGTAGATTTCTCCTTagttgtttttccccttttcagaCTAAAGGATATCAAAATTTAtctcaaatatttaataacagtctacacaaaaaaaaaatttagagaaGTCTCTTCATGAGAAAAAATGGTGTTTACAAGTCATTCTCATCTGCTGTGACAGCCTTAGTCACTGCTATTTGGGTAAAGACTCAATCACCAACCCTGCCTTCTGGCTGCATAAACATACAACAAACATTTGACCAGGGCAACCAAAAGCAGTAACAGAACTGTATTTACTCTGTGGAGCTAGACCACAAATGGGTTTAGGACAGGTGAatatctgaaaacagaaacaaaacagagcacAGGCAATACAGTGGAGGAACTCAAAGCAAAGCTAAGGCTGTATCAGCAATAGGAGTAacagaaataatggaaaaatgagATATTTTCACATGCTAAACAAACAAGAATGTCATGCATCAAATAACTATGTAAGCCATTATTATAAGACATCCACAACAATAAAGCCAGATGTGCCTCAGTGGTTCTGGGCTCTGTACCCATGTAATTGACCCTAATAAACTGCTAGAGTGTCCACTAAGGTGATTATGCTCCATTTTAATCACCACTAACTCTTTGGCATGGGTTTTTCAGTTCAAGTGCTCCAGCAGCCATTACCACGATGTAGCCTCCATGCAGCAGCCCCATGGGGGAAGCAATAAATGGAGTGGCACTGACAGGGGCTGGGCTATGCCAACACAGGCACCTGTGTCTGGAACATCCTTGGGCACAGTGCCTTAACTAGCACAGAGGTACCTTTGGGTAAGACCATCATATTAATAGAAGCTTCTAACAATAGACTAGTAACCCTAAGACTGAACTGTggattatttctctttcttaaatAGGTCAGGGAAGAAACATTTCTGACAATAATACAGTTTAGACATTCGTGGATTcaatgtttttttggtttttttactgaatCAAAACAGGGAATTTTAACCTTGGAAAATTATCATAATGGTGCAGAAAACTGTATCAGAGCAAACAAGCTGGAGTCAACTAATGATCAACcagttttgatttgattaaatTAAATAGAATAATAAAGCAGAATTGAAAGCAAGTGTCTGAATTCAAGCGAGGTAAATTCAACATAATGTTGAAAAATTTCTTACTAATTAATTCTTTATAAAACCCAGATAGAATTGCTTTGGACTTTAGGTGGCAAATAGGCCTGTCATTTCTGTAAGTCAAGTTCCTAACAGTTTCCtaactgtagaaaaaaaaaaaatcttttcccagGCCAAGCTGATTGAGTAACTATAGACATAAACAACAAAGTTCCAGCAAttaaaaaccacaaccaaacccCAAATCACAATAGCCTTAGAAGTCAAGGATGCAGTGGTGAAGTGCAATTCGATCAGAAGTCAAGCTGGGCAAAGCCTCACAAAAGGCTGTAAGAACAAACAACAGGTTGGTCAGCCAtgtagaaaatattaaaaaaaaaaaataatctaacaGCAAGGATGAAATTTCTTTGACTTCatgcatgcatgtgtgtgcatgcaagAATGCTGTTAGTGTACAGGGAGGCCAAAGGCTAAGTAATGACAGTACAGCTAATGATACAGAAACTGATGCCTGAGCAGAACACAAAGCTCAGGAGCATAACAGGCCACttaaacagagaaaatcagACAATTCATCCCCAGAACTCCTAACAATCAGATATTAGACTACAACTGACTGAAGAAATTACACTTGACACTAACAGACATACTTGCTCTGCCTTCATTAGCTAACTGGAATACCTGTTTttaagagggggggaaaagaaaaatagtgatTCAGGAATCAAGAGGCCTTTCTGCCCAACCTCAGCAGCTTAAAAACTCTCAGCTTTGAGGATGTTTATTGTCTTTTAAAGGAAGAGGTAATCAAAAGCACTAAATAAAGAGGTGGTGCACTGCAATGGTCTTTACCAAGTGTAAAACAGTCTGATAGTTCCTATGAGACTGTTAAGATGATGCTTATTTTTCAGGCAATAACTATTTTGAAATTATCCTCTATCCAGATTTTACCAAACTATTCAGAGTAACacagttaaaataattaaagtcaGATACACAGAAAACCAGTAGAAGAAGCATTCAAGGTGGACAAGTTGGTTCAATAATAGTCAGGTAAGAAAAAGTCTCAAGTTAaagggatgctgctggcagacTTTGCAAAAAGTTTTCTTACAAACCCACAACATGAATTCCATCAATCACCTTGTTCTACCACTGGTATCTTCCAGAGGTGAGATACACCTATTGATTTACAGGATGACCAGGGACCTCTTTAGGACCAAGccaaagaaagaacaaaattcaAGTACAAGAATGTTCCATGCCATTTGGAACTAAAAAGACAAAGAACATTATGACAAAGACTTGGAAGTTAGAATGGAAATAATCTGAGTATTATGGCTGTCCTGATAATTATGAAAACCTAGTGTGATAGACCCCTAGGTAAGTTCAGCAGGGAAGCCAGAAAGACTCAAAACTATCTGGCAATTCTGGAACAATATTCTACAAGGAATAGTAAGCACAGAAGAGGTTAAGAATGAGTTAGAAAAGCTCAAGAACATTTCTATTACATGGTGACTATGACACTGTGACTTCAGAAACCTTAGTGGCTGCTTGTTCCTGTTCTTCATTCTCTGAGTTTTAACAAATTGCAGGTATTTGTGTAGACTTGTTAATCTTATCTTCTGATTTCCTTTAACCACTTTTTACCTTGAAAGCCCCAGATAAAGGTTCCTTGGTTCAGGTTAGCTGGCAGCTGCGTGAATAAGCTTCCCCAGTTGTCCAGATCCACCAACACAATGTGTGTCATGGTACTCAGATAGTCAAGATCAGGAAGTTCATAATCTTCAATGGGATAAAAAGGATGCATTTAAAGACACCTCACTTTCTGGTCAACCACCATACATCAACTAAGATATGCTTTTAAAAGTCATCTATTCAATTGTTCTATCAGCTAAATGTTACATAATATGATCCTATTTGGTGActattgttttaaaatcaaCTAAAGTAGCATTTAGTGATGCACAAATCAGACAGAAGAAAGTGACAGACAATAGTGTAGAACTGGATAGTTTTGTACTGAGCACAGAAAGCTGTTGTCCTGCACGGAGTCACTGACGTTTCATGTTCAGCTGTGCACCCCCTACTGTGGCAAATCTCTGGGACACGTATTTGCTTACATGCATCACGCAAAATACTTAAAAGACATACTTTTTGCTTTATGACAccatgagaaattaaaaacacttcagattttttttaacacgAGGTAAATCTTAAGCATTCTTGATGTCATGCTTTGAATTGACATGAACTTCAGAAAACTATTGCATactcaaggaaaaaacaaaacaaaacaaactaatgCATACTGGAAATATAAATTGAGCTGAAGTTGTTTTTTGAAAGCTAAAGGCATCTGAGAAGGAAAGCCCACACAGAAAGTGCAATCAGGTGCATAGTTATGCATATGAAGAAGACAACTGAATGTATGTTTATTATAGACCACTTCTACATTTCTAGAACTTAGATCTCTACTTCATAGAAcggtttggtttggaagggaccttagagataACCTAGTTTCAatcccccctgcatgggcagggacacctcccactagaccagactgctcaaggccccatccaacctggctttgaacacttccagggagggggcacccaTGGTTTctctgggcaaactgttccagTTTCTCACCACTCTTGTAGTgagtaatttctttctaatatctaacctaaatctacactctttcagtttgaaactgttatccctcatcctgtcactacaggcccttgcaaacagtctctccccagctttcctatagggcccttcaggttctggaaggttgctataaggcTTTCTCctcagaaccttctcttctggGAAGAGTCGTCCTATTCTCTCAGCGTgccttcacaggagagatgatCCAGCCCTCTCATCATGTTTCTTGGCCCTCCTCTGGCAGAGTCTTTGATTGTTATCTTCCTTTTAACACCAAATTATGCTTtcaactaattaaaaaaataactgtttcaGTCCCAGGGCTCACACAtctgccttccttttttttttttttttttttttttaaaaaaaaaaagtatcacaTAGCATATAGGAATAGATTCCTGGATCTAAGTTCTGGATACACGGAGAATTGAAAATGCAGCTCTGAGAAATAACAGACATTATATTCTGAGCTGGCTTATAGACTGAACGTAAGGAAGTTATATGCTACATGCTTGTACTGACACTGGAACAGAGGGTGTTAAATACAACAATTTTTctgatggtgaaaaaaaataaaattcaacaaACCTTCATCATGCTCTTCAGTGTGTACtgggctttcttttttaattttctttccctgaattGGTCCATGCAGAGGAGACTGTGGTCTTCCCTGATTCTTAGATGGAGATGTTTGAAATTTTACCTTGTGAGGTTTTCTGTCCACACAAGCCCCACTTGCTGTGAActtaaatactgtattttccGATTCTGATGCAAGACTTGAGAGATTAGGTTTCTGCAAGAAGCAGTGCTTCATGTGATAGTGCTGATGTGCACTCTGAAGATCGTCAAAGTTTTTGTTGCATGCAGCACATCGAACAACATACATTTCCTCCCTCTGTTTCACAGGTGCATGACTGTTCAGATGAGTATTCAAATCATCAAAATTCTGTGCAGTTGCAGAACAGAGGCAGCATCGAAACCataactttcctttttccagcatGGCTTTCTGACAATTCATATAATCATTCCTCCTATTTATTTTTGAGACATAAGTTGTCCGGCAACCACAGGTTAAACAGTCTCCTTTTTCTACTGGGAGGAagtcctcttctttttttattgataATTCCATCTGCTCAGGCACAAATGCATAGTCCCTGCTATGAATCTCCTTATAATGGACTAGAAATTCTTCTTCTGTGTCGAAGAAGAGATTGCCACAAAGGCCACAGAAGTATTTAGTCTGTACCTCCTCATTATGATGCTCTTGAAAGTGTCTCTGTAATGTTCCTATTTTGCGAAAGTGATTTCTGCACAAGCCACAGCTGTATCTGTGAAATGCATGGCTTTCCAGTGACATGCAATGTTGTTTAACACTCTCTTCAGATTCAAACATCTCCTCACAAATGTGACACTGCCATTTTCCCAGAACAGGGCTTTTTTCAGGGTTGAGTTCCATAGGACTAGGACTACGGTCTTTCCTTTCACCTGCAGAAATGCACACTGCATCAGAAGCAGATGGCATAGGTTCATCTTCCAGAGCTTCTTGTTCATAATAGTAGCAATGTCCACCATGAAACTCAGTCACATGTTCCATAATATCCTCTTCCCTGAGATCTACAGAGCACGCTCTGcaccagagaagaaaattattcaagTGTGCTCCCCCATGGAATCGACTCATATGCAGGCGGATAATGCTTGAATTTTCAGCAAGCTTTCCACACACAGCACACTTGTGACAGATCCTATTTGCTgataaaatgtgcttttctaCCAACTCTTCTGTAAAAAACTTCTGAAGGCATTCACAAAACCAGgcttttactttaaaagcacTAGCTTGACTTTGGTTTGCTACATTATCTTCATTTGTATCTTTTAAATCGCTCTTCCGTTTTGAAGGAGTAGACTCCCTTTCCGTGACAGACTCATTTGAAGCCAAGTGTCTTTTAAGCAGTGGTCTTGACCGATCCACAATATGGCACAAATGagactgatttttatttttcccattgaCATGACAGAACATCAAGATGGACTCTTCCACTGAAGtaaaaactttaattttatgCTGAGTATTTTGCTTATGCTGGATAATCTGATTCTTATCAGCAAACAGTTCATCACAATTCTCACAATaaccttttgttttaaatatctctgCAACTTGGGAGATGCTCTTCTTTGACACTGCCACAGGCCCAGAATTATTACAACGTGTTCtagaacagataaaaaaaaataaagagattaTATTATAACctgaaatggtttaaaactttcAGATGTATTTGAAATTTTACCTAGTAACTATAGCAATGTGTGTGGAAATAGTGTCTTCCATATACTTTAATTCACCTATTAACTTCTCAACAAAAACATGAAATGCCTGTCTAATCTCTGGACTTTATAGTGAATTAGGTACCGATTTCCAAAACTAGCACTTGGATTGCTGCTTATATTGTTGACTTGGTACATTTCAGAAATCAAATTAGAAATAGTGGAACAGAGACCAAGTTTGGTTGTTCTCTTACAGAAAGTAAGAATATAGAATCAATCGGCATTCTGCAGTGGATTGTGTGGGGAAAGGCAAGGTAAAAATAGATGGAAAGGGTCAGGTTTTTGATAGTTTACTCAAGAAGTCAATATTCAGATGGTCCTAAGTGTCACGAAATCCAGGCATCACTAAGAACACCCTGCCTGTGTTCGACCTATGAATGTTCAACACAATAGTCTCTCACAAACCTGAAATGAGCAGTTAATTCCATATGGGAGCGTAGAGCCTGGTAGCAGGATATACACTTCACTTGGAAGGGGATCTCTTTGCACAGAGATATGAGAAGGTTCTTTGCATAGGCTGGGAAAGGTAAAGGAAGGCCAGCCTTTGTTTCATCTATAATATGGAATGCAAGAAAGTACAATCACATGTTAGAGTTCTTTCATACTACTTCATCTCTCAGATGACAATTACAATTGTAATCATTTGGCACAgaattcagaaagcaaattaCTGTGTGTCAGCTAAGTAACAGTAATCCTCCAGTGGAAGATTTAagtaaaatcagatttttttaaaacttctgtaaGAATCTTGTATCTGAATCTGTTTGCATCTTGCTTTTCCATACTTGTTGACTGACTCTacatctcttttttctccttctacaAAGTCAAGTCAGGTATCTCCCTTTGGAAGGTTTTTATTGACCTTCCTTCCATCTACCAGCATCTGTCTACTCTTAAAACATACACTTTTGTTTAAAGGCATagtgtggttaaaaaaaaagaaaaagcaatccATTTAACAAGTTCCCACATTTTCTGaccatctctctctcttttcccatcctCAATGTCACCTCCCCTTACATTTTCAGGGGCAGGATTTTCTGTTCTTAGGAGTGCATACTCCATGTCTAACTGAGGTgccagcagaataaaaaaaaaaatcttttgaaaaaagaatGGGAAATGGCTTATGAGCTATATATTGCTGTTAATATTCTGCACTTTAGGAGGCAAATTCTTTCTCTGAATTTACTGTTTAGCAATATGTGATGATCAGCTGGCAGTAATTTGAGGTTATACCTCTCAACTAACTTCACTGCCAGATATTAATCATGAAGACCTAccatgcaaaggaaaaaatggatcacttccttttttcttttttttggtctgaGCTAAGCAGaactctctaaagaagaaacactattttctgcttttaacttTTCTAAAGCAATAGCTCACCAGTAATCTTTTTTAAAACCGATGACCTGATTTAAAAGACATTTACAGACAGTACTTTCAGAATTAATAACCTATTTGAGAATAACGATATATTAGACTTACAATGCATAAGAGAACTAAGAACTGTGCAGCTGATTGTCACCTCCATGTGACAGACAGACTCAACCTCCAAAGGATTTTTTCAAAGCCTGTCTTTACTGCACACTTCTTGGAGCCATGCTGGGGAAGGGCAGAACATTCAGTtatgaaaatgggaaataacTATACCAATCCTTTTGGCCATCTAGGCTTATCCTGAAAGCTGCACTCCATAAAATATGGCAGCTTCAGGAATAAGAAATCAACTTCTTCTATAACACAACTGTCTCAGCTTTTTAGCTAACATTCAAGTAAGTGCTTTAATCCCTACTGGTTGTGCCAAAGCTAAAAATTCTGTGCAGCTATAATGGTCATTAACCTTGTTTTCAAAACCTTGAATAGACAGATATCTCCTGTGGAATCCAGTATGTATGGTGCAGGATGTTACCAGCTCACAGCATACTGAGTATTTTAGCCTCTAGCAGAACTGTGGCCAGTGCAAGACACCAGACTGGTAGCACTGTTCCAGCTAAGCAAGCTAAATTTGCAATTTTATGGAGAAGAATTTTtcacaagtttttttccttcaggagtGCCCAGGACACTGATAAGAAAAATAGACTCCAACAGActtcagaaaatacagtaaGGGGA includes the following:
- the LOC103530117 gene encoding E3 SUMO-protein ligase ZNF451 isoform X2; protein product: MESHSSVRSRDSKLQASESEDEIEFIGEGPLRPVLECIDLVSSEDEEPRSSSYVHRVTKRKDHIDYQKERVASTLDRLARHVEVEKRQKEEKNKAFKEKVDSQCAHALQELEFIRQHTDTEAARLCVKQWLKMPGLKPGTINSGKRGIYKRASETRTNSSPISCPVMRCNREFDNAHLLLGHLQRFDHSPCDPTVTLHGPPNNAVACVICCKVFSTSQQYSDHLLSKVDESDGHKKGLPPQHIPCFACPKCFLLFINKDECLKHMSVKNHFLQVSKLSDETKAGLPLPFPAYAKNLLISLCKEIPFQVKCISCYQALRSHMELTAHFRTRCNNSGPVAVSKKSISQVAEIFKTKGYCENCDELFADKNQIIQHKQNTQHKIKVFTSVEESILMFCHVNGKNKNQSHLCHIVDRSRPLLKRHLASNESVTERESTPSKRKSDLKDTNEDNVANQSQASAFKVKAWFCECLQKFFTEELVEKHILSANRICHKCAVCGKLAENSSIIRLHMSRFHGGAHLNNFLLWCRACSVDLREEDIMEHVTEFHGGHCYYYEQEALEDEPMPSASDAVCISAGERKDRSPSPMELNPEKSPVLGKWQCHICEEMFESEESVKQHCMSLESHAFHRYSCGLCRNHFRKIGTLQRHFQEHHNEEVQTKYFCGLCGNLFFDTEEEFLVHYKEIHSRDYAFVPEQMELSIKKEEDFLPVEKGDCLTCGCRTTYVSKINRRNDYMNCQKAMLEKGKLWFRCCLCSATAQNFDDLNTHLNSHAPVKQREEMYVVRCAACNKNFDDLQSAHQHYHMKHCFLQKPNLSSLASESENTVFKFTASGACVDRKPHKVKFQTSPSKNQGRPQSPLHGPIQGKKIKKESPVHTEEHDEGGYSNWKPPVQCKTYNYLKRIGCFFLHPRCGTRREAADFAICVHAGRLDEHLPKQIPFTVLSGDKSFLELENQFKMTQRPARILNPHRVDGDMMCALLNSISDTTKGSDSEEDEILQLTVKRSLEETKKQEEQDAELEEAIKRSLEEM
- the LOC103530117 gene encoding E3 SUMO-protein ligase ZNF451 isoform X1 encodes the protein MESHSSVRSRDSKLQASESEDEIEFIGEGPLRPVLECIDLVSSEDEEPRSSSYVHRVTKRKDHIDYQKERVASTLDRLARHVEVEKRQKEEKNKAFKEKVDSQCAHALQELEFIRQHTDTEAARLCVKQWLKMPGLKPGTINSGKRGIYKRASETRTNSSPISCPVMRCNREFDNAHLLLGHLQRFDHSPCDPTVTLHGPPNNAVACVICCKVFSTSQQYSDHLLSKVDESDGHKKGLPPQHIPCFACPKCFLLFINKDECLKHMSVKNHFLQVSKLSDETKAGLPLPFPAYAKNLLISLCKEIPFQVKCISCYQALRSHMELTAHFRTRCNNSGPVAVSKKSISQVAEIFKTKGYCENCDELFADKNQIIQHKQNTQHKIKVFTSVEESILMFCHVNGKNKNQSHLCHIVDRSRPLLKRHLASNESVTERESTPSKRKSDLKDTNEDNVANQSQASAFKVKAWFCECLQKFFTEELVEKHILSANRICHKCAVCGKLAENSSIIRLHMSRFHGGAHLNNFLLWCRACSVDLREEDIMEHVTEFHGGHCYYYEQEALEDEPMPSASDAVCISAGERKDRSPSPMELNPEKSPVLGKWQCHICEEMFESEESVKQHCMSLESHAFHRYSCGLCRNHFRKIGTLQRHFQEHHNEEVQTKYFCGLCGNLFFDTEEEFLVHYKEIHSRDYAFVPEQMELSIKKEEDFLPVEKGDCLTCGCRTTYVSKINRRNDYMNCQKAMLEKGKLWFRCCLCSATAQNFDDLNTHLNSHAPVKQREEMYVVRCAACNKNFDDLQSAHQHYHMKHCFLQKPNLSSLASESENTVFKFTASGACVDRKPHKVKFQTSPSKNQGRPQSPLHGPIQGKKIKKESPVHTEEHDEDYELPDLDYLSTMTHIVLVDLDNWGSLFTQLPANLNQGTFIWGFQGGYSNWKPPVQCKTYNYLKRIGCFFLHPRCGTRREAADFAICVHAGRLDEHLPKQIPFTVLSGDKSFLELENQFKMTQRPARILNPHRVDGDMMCALLNSISDTTKGSDSEEDEILQLTVKRSLEETKKQEEQDAELEEAIKRSLEEM